Proteins from a genomic interval of Rhodococcus rhodochrous:
- a CDS encoding DUF5655 domain-containing protein: MTEPTTLPRFEELPMYATVDDYLADKDPAAVDVFRHVRAMILDLGGDVTEHVHASEISWSRGRPFAAAFVYASRLEVALDLPRRIHHATLREAFPKKGTVTTHRLSVSSVDELDDHFVELLDVAYRTAAEPRD, translated from the coding sequence GTGACCGAGCCGACCACCCTGCCCCGATTCGAGGAGCTCCCGATGTACGCGACCGTCGACGACTATCTGGCCGACAAGGATCCGGCCGCCGTCGATGTGTTCCGGCACGTGCGCGCGATGATCCTCGACCTCGGCGGCGACGTCACCGAGCACGTCCACGCGTCGGAGATCTCCTGGTCGCGGGGCCGTCCGTTCGCGGCGGCGTTCGTCTACGCCTCGCGTCTCGAGGTGGCCCTGGATCTGCCGCGGCGCATCCATCACGCGACGCTGCGTGAGGCGTTCCCGAAGAAGGGGACGGTGACGACGCACCGGCTGAGCGTCTCGTCGGTCGACGAACTCGACGACCACTTCGTGGAGTTGCTCGACGTGGCCTACCGCACCGCGGCGGAACCGCGCGACTGA
- a CDS encoding low molecular weight protein-tyrosine-phosphatase: MDADDRFHVTFVCTGNICRSPMAEKIFAEHLRREGLDDRVRVSSAGTHGWHVGSEADPRTDAVLQRHGYPTGHRAAELGAEHLSADLVVAMTTTHERALAQLGVPSDRRVLLRSFDPDADDDSVPDPYYGSLDEFEQVREQIEAAVPGLLERVRQQ; this comes from the coding sequence GTGGACGCTGACGACCGCTTCCACGTGACCTTCGTGTGCACCGGCAACATCTGTCGGTCGCCGATGGCCGAGAAGATCTTCGCCGAGCACCTGCGGCGGGAGGGACTCGACGACCGGGTCCGGGTGAGCAGCGCCGGCACGCACGGCTGGCACGTCGGCTCCGAGGCGGATCCACGCACCGACGCGGTGCTGCAGCGGCACGGCTATCCCACCGGTCACCGCGCCGCCGAGCTCGGTGCCGAGCACCTGTCGGCCGACCTCGTCGTCGCCATGACCACCACCCACGAGCGGGCGCTGGCGCAGCTCGGTGTCCCGTCCGATCGCCGTGTGCTGCTGCGTTCGTTCGATCCCGACGCCGACGACGATTCCGTGCCCGATCCGTACTACGGCTCCCTCGACGAGTTCGAGCAGGTCCGCGAGCAGATCGAAGCCGCCGTTCCGGGCCTGCTCGAGCGGGTGCGGCAGCAGTGA
- a CDS encoding Nif3-like dinuclear metal center hexameric protein, giving the protein MDVTAATLREVIDVLETAYPPSLAESWDSVGLVVGDPDEPVHKVLLAVDATAAVVDEALEWGAQLLLVHHPLLLRGVDTVGAHTPKGALIHRLIRGGCALFTAHTNADRANPGVSDALAGALGLTGLRPLEAKPEPATDKWVVMVPSDAADTVRAGLFAAGAGALGNYRECCWSTTGTGQFRPVDGADPAIGSVGDLERVPEDRIEVIAPRRSRAAVLASLRDAHPYEEPAFDIIELADLPSDRGLGRVGELPQTRTLREFTADVAAALPATEWGVRGAGDPDRPVRTVAVCGGSGDSFLGLATAHGVDVYVTADLRHHPADEHLRAGGPALVDVAHWASEYPWCAQARDVLDAAFADRDGWQARVSELRTDPWTTAAGAVR; this is encoded by the coding sequence GTGGACGTGACGGCGGCGACGCTGCGTGAGGTGATCGACGTTCTGGAGACGGCCTACCCGCCGTCGCTGGCGGAGAGCTGGGACTCGGTGGGACTCGTCGTCGGCGACCCCGACGAGCCGGTGCACAAGGTGCTGCTCGCCGTCGACGCGACCGCGGCCGTCGTCGACGAAGCGCTCGAGTGGGGCGCGCAACTGCTGCTCGTGCACCACCCACTGTTGCTGCGCGGAGTGGACACGGTGGGCGCGCACACGCCCAAGGGTGCGCTGATCCACCGCCTCATCCGCGGCGGTTGCGCCCTGTTCACCGCGCACACCAACGCCGACCGCGCGAACCCCGGAGTCTCGGACGCCCTCGCCGGAGCGCTGGGCCTGACCGGCCTGCGACCGCTCGAGGCCAAGCCCGAACCCGCGACCGACAAGTGGGTCGTCATGGTGCCGTCCGACGCCGCCGACACGGTGCGCGCGGGACTGTTCGCGGCGGGCGCGGGTGCCCTCGGCAACTACCGCGAATGCTGCTGGTCGACCACGGGCACCGGCCAGTTCCGCCCGGTCGACGGCGCGGACCCGGCCATCGGCTCGGTCGGCGACCTCGAGCGCGTCCCCGAGGACCGGATCGAGGTCATCGCCCCGCGCCGGTCGCGCGCGGCGGTGCTCGCTTCCCTGCGCGACGCGCACCCCTACGAGGAACCGGCCTTCGACATCATCGAGCTCGCCGACCTGCCGAGCGATCGCGGGCTCGGCCGGGTGGGGGAGCTGCCGCAGACCCGCACGCTGCGCGAGTTCACCGCCGACGTCGCCGCCGCTCTGCCGGCCACCGAATGGGGCGTGCGCGGCGCGGGCGATCCGGACCGGCCGGTGCGGACCGTGGCGGTGTGCGGCGGATCCGGTGATTCCTTCCTCGGACTCGCCACCGCGCACGGTGTCGACGTCTACGTCACTGCCGACCTGCGGCACCATCCCGCCGACGAACATCTGCGCGCGGGAGGCCCCGCGCTGGTGGACGTCGCGCACTGGGCGAGCGAGTACCCGTGGTGCGCGCAGGCCCGCGACGTCCTCGACGCGGCGTTCGCCGACCGGGACGGCTGGCAGGCGCGGGTCAGCGAGTTGCGCACCGATCCCTGGACGACCGCGGCGGGCGCGGTACGGTAA
- a CDS encoding DUF3052 domain-containing protein, producing the protein MVAAADAKNYVSKLGITHDHVVQELGWDEDTDDELRAAIEEVTGTELLDEDSDEVVDVVLLWWRDSDGDLVDALMDAIGPLADEGVVWVLTPKTGRPDHVEPSEIAESAATAGLTQTTATNLGDWIGSRLVQPKAGRPRR; encoded by the coding sequence GTGGTCGCCGCGGCGGATGCCAAGAACTATGTCTCCAAGCTCGGTATCACTCACGACCACGTGGTGCAGGAACTCGGTTGGGACGAGGACACCGACGACGAGTTGAGAGCTGCGATCGAAGAGGTCACCGGTACCGAGCTGCTCGACGAGGACTCCGACGAGGTCGTCGACGTCGTGCTGCTGTGGTGGCGCGACAGCGACGGCGACCTGGTCGACGCCCTCATGGACGCGATCGGCCCCCTCGCCGACGAAGGCGTCGTATGGGTGCTCACCCCCAAGACCGGGCGCCCCGATCACGTCGAGCCCAGCGAGATCGCCGAGTCGGCCGCCACGGCCGGCCTCACCCAGACCACGGCCACCAACCTCGGTGACTGGATCGGCAGCCGCCTCGTCCAGCCCAAGGCCGGCCGTCCCCGCCGCTGA
- a CDS encoding HAD hydrolase-like protein codes for MTVLAATQPLVLPAPVVLFDLDGTLTDSATGVINGFLHAAETTGFEAPDGDLQWLLGPPMRDTLQNLGLDEEQVAAGLAAYRDYYSATGWAENAVFDGIEAVLDAVREAGSRLAVATSKSQTFAERILDHFGLTGYFEFVGGASDDGARRHKWEVVAHSLTALGIDPQDAEAGGTTGVVMVGDREHDIHGAGRFGIPTVFVEWGYGTETEGRAAARTTASVEELREVLTGGR; via the coding sequence GTGACCGTTCTCGCTGCCACCCAGCCGCTCGTGCTCCCCGCTCCCGTCGTCCTGTTCGATCTGGACGGCACGCTCACCGATTCCGCGACCGGGGTGATCAACGGGTTCCTCCACGCCGCCGAGACGACCGGTTTCGAGGCGCCCGACGGCGACCTGCAGTGGCTGCTCGGACCGCCCATGCGCGACACCCTGCAGAATCTCGGGCTCGACGAGGAGCAGGTCGCTGCGGGACTCGCGGCCTACCGGGACTACTACTCCGCCACCGGCTGGGCGGAGAACGCGGTCTTCGACGGCATCGAAGCGGTGCTCGATGCCGTCCGGGAGGCAGGTAGTCGCCTGGCGGTCGCGACGTCGAAGTCCCAGACGTTCGCCGAGCGGATCCTCGACCACTTCGGTCTGACCGGATACTTCGAGTTCGTCGGTGGTGCGAGCGACGACGGCGCCCGGCGGCACAAGTGGGAGGTCGTCGCGCACAGCCTCACCGCTCTCGGGATCGATCCGCAGGATGCCGAAGCGGGCGGCACCACCGGTGTGGTGATGGTCGGCGACCGCGAGCACGACATCCACGGTGCAGGCCGGTTCGGCATCCCCACGGTCTTCGTCGAGTGGGGTTACGGGACCGAGACCGAGGGTCGTGCGGCGGCGCGGACGACCGCCTCGGTCGAGGAACTGCGCGAGGTACTCACGGGTGGACGCTGA
- the aceE gene encoding pyruvate dehydrogenase (acetyl-transferring), homodimeric type: MTDLIHGSDSREGAAPGASGPDSSAKPASTKDNRVRVIREGVASYLPDIDPAETEEWLESFDGMLEAAGPTRARYLLLRMLERANERKVSLPALTSTDYVNTIPTESEPWFPGDEEVERRFRAYIRWNAAIMVTRAQRPGVGVGGHISTYASSAALYEVGFNHFFRGKDHPGGGDQVFIQGHASPGIYARAFLEGRIGTEQLDGFRQEHSHASLGGGLPSYPHPRLLPTFWEFPTVSMGLGPMNAIYQARFNHYLHDRGIKDTSDQHVWAFLGDGEMDEPESRGLAHVAATEGLDNLTFVVNCNLQRLDGPVRGNGKIIQELESFFRGAGWNVIKVVWGREWDALLHADKDGALVNLMNVTPDGDYQTYKANDGAFVREHFFGRDPRTKELVKDLSDQDIWNLKRGGHDYRKIYAAYKAAMEHKGQPTVILAHTIKGYTLGKHFEGRNATHQMKKLTLEDLKYFRDVQRIPISDTELEKDPKMPPYYHPGFESPEIQYMLERRRALGGFLPERRTAAKPLALPAEKTYDVVRKGSGKQEVATTMATVRVLKELLRDKEIGKRIVPIIPDEARTFGMDSWFPSLKIYNRNGQLYTSVDADLMLAYKESEVGQILHEGINEAGSTASFTAVGTSYATQGEPMIPVYIFYSMFGFQRTGDGLWAAADQMARGFVLGATAGRTTLTGEGLQHADGHSLLLASTNPAAVTYDPAFSYEIAHIFRDGLRRMYGGTEGVDGFGGEDVFYYITIYNEPYSQPAEPEDLDIEGLLKGIYLYKRGQESGPKAQILVSGVMMPEALRAQEILADEWGVSADVWSVTSWGELRRDGVECDRQALLNPGEEAPVPYVASVLNDAAGPFVAVSDWMRAVPDQIRKWVPGDYTVLGADGFGFSDTRGAARRVFNIDAESTVVAVLSALGREGAIDREKAVEAARTYKIDDVTAAPVSMADPGVA; this comes from the coding sequence TTGACAGACCTGATCCACGGATCCGACTCCCGAGAAGGCGCTGCACCGGGCGCGTCGGGACCGGATTCCTCGGCCAAGCCGGCATCGACCAAGGACAATCGTGTCCGGGTGATCCGCGAGGGCGTGGCCTCCTACCTGCCGGACATCGATCCGGCGGAGACCGAAGAGTGGCTCGAGTCGTTCGACGGGATGCTCGAGGCCGCGGGTCCCACCCGCGCGCGCTACCTGCTGCTTCGCATGCTCGAGCGTGCCAACGAGCGCAAGGTCTCGCTTCCCGCCCTGACCTCCACCGACTACGTCAACACCATCCCCACCGAGAGCGAACCGTGGTTCCCCGGTGACGAGGAGGTCGAGCGTCGCTTCCGCGCGTACATCCGGTGGAACGCGGCGATCATGGTCACCCGCGCGCAGCGCCCGGGTGTCGGCGTCGGTGGTCACATCTCCACCTACGCGTCGTCCGCCGCCCTGTACGAGGTCGGCTTCAACCACTTCTTCCGCGGCAAGGACCATCCCGGCGGCGGCGACCAGGTCTTCATCCAGGGCCACGCCTCCCCCGGTATCTACGCCCGAGCCTTCCTCGAGGGCCGCATCGGCACCGAGCAGCTCGACGGCTTCCGGCAGGAGCACAGCCACGCCTCGCTCGGTGGTGGCCTGCCGTCGTACCCGCACCCGCGCCTGCTCCCGACCTTCTGGGAGTTCCCGACCGTGTCCATGGGTCTGGGCCCGATGAACGCGATCTACCAGGCACGGTTCAACCACTACCTGCACGACCGCGGCATCAAGGACACCTCCGATCAGCACGTCTGGGCGTTTCTCGGCGACGGCGAGATGGACGAGCCGGAGTCGCGCGGTCTGGCGCACGTCGCGGCCACCGAGGGTCTCGACAACCTGACCTTCGTCGTCAACTGCAACCTGCAGCGTCTCGACGGCCCGGTGCGCGGCAACGGCAAGATCATTCAGGAGCTGGAGTCGTTCTTCCGCGGCGCCGGCTGGAACGTCATCAAGGTCGTGTGGGGCCGTGAGTGGGACGCCCTGCTGCACGCCGACAAGGACGGCGCGCTGGTCAATCTCATGAACGTCACTCCCGACGGCGACTACCAGACGTACAAGGCCAACGACGGCGCGTTCGTGCGCGAGCACTTCTTCGGCCGCGACCCGCGGACCAAGGAGCTGGTCAAGGACCTGTCCGACCAGGACATCTGGAACCTCAAGCGCGGCGGCCACGACTACCGCAAGATCTACGCGGCCTACAAGGCGGCGATGGAGCACAAGGGTCAGCCGACGGTGATCCTCGCGCACACCATCAAGGGCTACACGCTCGGTAAGCACTTCGAGGGCCGCAATGCGACCCACCAGATGAAGAAGCTCACCCTCGAGGACCTCAAGTACTTCCGCGACGTCCAGCGGATCCCGATCTCGGATACCGAGCTCGAGAAGGATCCGAAGATGCCGCCGTACTACCACCCCGGCTTCGAGTCGCCCGAGATCCAGTACATGCTCGAGCGTCGCCGGGCCCTCGGCGGCTTCCTGCCGGAGCGCCGCACCGCCGCGAAGCCGTTGGCGCTGCCCGCGGAGAAGACCTACGACGTCGTCCGCAAGGGTTCGGGCAAGCAGGAGGTCGCCACCACCATGGCGACGGTCCGCGTGCTCAAGGAACTGTTGCGCGACAAGGAGATCGGCAAGCGCATCGTGCCGATCATCCCGGACGAGGCCCGCACCTTCGGTATGGACTCGTGGTTCCCGTCGCTGAAGATCTACAACCGCAACGGTCAGCTGTACACCTCGGTCGACGCCGATCTGATGCTCGCCTACAAGGAGAGCGAGGTCGGCCAGATCCTGCACGAGGGCATCAACGAGGCCGGTTCGACGGCGTCGTTCACGGCGGTCGGGACGTCCTACGCGACGCAGGGCGAGCCGATGATCCCCGTGTACATCTTCTACTCGATGTTCGGTTTCCAGCGCACGGGCGACGGCCTGTGGGCGGCGGCCGACCAGATGGCACGCGGTTTCGTCCTCGGCGCGACGGCCGGTCGCACGACGCTGACCGGTGAGGGCCTGCAGCACGCCGACGGGCACTCGCTGCTGCTCGCGTCGACCAACCCGGCCGCGGTCACCTACGACCCGGCGTTCTCCTACGAGATCGCCCACATCTTCCGCGACGGTCTGCGGCGGATGTACGGCGGCACGGAGGGTGTCGACGGCTTCGGTGGCGAGGACGTCTTCTACTACATCACCATCTACAACGAGCCGTACTCGCAGCCGGCCGAGCCGGAGGACCTCGACATCGAGGGGCTGCTCAAGGGCATCTACCTGTACAAGCGGGGCCAGGAGTCGGGCCCGAAGGCGCAGATCCTGGTCTCGGGCGTGATGATGCCCGAGGCGCTGCGTGCGCAGGAGATCCTCGCCGACGAGTGGGGCGTGTCCGCGGATGTCTGGTCCGTCACCTCGTGGGGCGAGCTGCGTCGCGACGGCGTCGAGTGCGACCGGCAGGCGCTGCTGAATCCCGGTGAGGAAGCTCCGGTGCCGTACGTCGCGTCGGTGCTCAACGATGCGGCGGGTCCGTTCGTCGCGGTGTCCGACTGGATGCGCGCGGTGCCCGATCAGATCCGCAAGTGGGTTCCGGGCGACTACACGGTGCTCGGCGCCGACGGCTTCGGCTTCTCCGACACCCGTGGCGCCGCCCGCCGCGTGTTCAACATCGACGCCGAGTCCACGGTGGTCGCGGTGCTCTCGGCGCTCGGCCGCGAGGGCGCGATCGATCGTGAGAAGGCCGTCGAGGCGGCCCGCACCTACAAGATCGACGACGTGACGGCCGCCCCGGTCTCGATGGCGGATCCGGGCGTCGCCTGA
- a CDS encoding PucR family transcriptional regulator, with protein sequence MVDEPQPRRIGQVPGVHRERPVPPSRPERAPLPDALLRRVKQFSGRLSTEAVHVMQEQLPFFADLDASQRSTVQLVIQTSVVDFLEWVRNPDSDLRFSLDAFQMIPQDLARRLTLRQTVDMVRAAMEFFEQWLPALARNEEQLVALTEAILRYGRELGFAAAAVYAGAAESRGAWDTRLEALVVDAVVRGDTGPDMQSRAATLNWDATAPATVIVGTPPPDQGVSVITTVHTVAQEHGRAALAVVQGERLVMVVSGELHGTVDAANFRTELMRAFSDDPVVIGPTTPTLATAHVSAVEALAGMEAVVGWPGAPRPVHAAELLPERALLGDPGAIAALEDFVVAPLAAAGPSLADTLDAYLDSGGAVETCARKLFVHPNTVRYRLKRITEVTGRDPTNPRDAYVLRIAATVGRLARSHNELRSPAPPATRFTIRESDT encoded by the coding sequence ATGGTCGACGAGCCGCAACCCCGCCGGATCGGGCAGGTACCGGGCGTTCACAGGGAGCGCCCGGTACCGCCGTCCCGTCCCGAGCGGGCACCGCTCCCCGACGCGCTGCTCCGTCGGGTCAAACAGTTCTCGGGGCGACTGTCCACCGAAGCGGTGCACGTCATGCAGGAGCAGTTGCCCTTCTTCGCCGATCTCGACGCGTCGCAACGGTCGACCGTGCAGCTGGTCATCCAGACATCGGTGGTCGACTTCCTCGAGTGGGTGCGCAATCCCGACAGCGACCTGCGGTTCAGCCTCGACGCCTTCCAGATGATCCCGCAGGATCTCGCCCGGCGGCTGACGCTGCGTCAGACGGTGGACATGGTCCGCGCGGCGATGGAGTTCTTCGAGCAGTGGCTGCCGGCCCTCGCCCGCAACGAGGAACAGCTCGTGGCGCTCACCGAGGCGATCCTGCGCTACGGGCGCGAGCTCGGTTTCGCCGCCGCGGCGGTCTACGCGGGGGCGGCCGAGTCGCGGGGCGCCTGGGACACGCGGCTCGAGGCCCTCGTCGTCGACGCCGTGGTGCGCGGCGACACCGGGCCCGACATGCAGTCGCGGGCCGCGACCCTCAACTGGGACGCGACCGCCCCGGCGACGGTGATCGTCGGAACTCCCCCACCCGACCAGGGCGTCTCGGTGATCACCACCGTGCACACCGTCGCCCAGGAGCACGGTCGCGCCGCCCTCGCGGTGGTGCAGGGCGAACGCCTGGTGATGGTCGTCAGCGGTGAACTGCACGGGACGGTCGACGCGGCGAACTTCCGCACCGAGTTGATGCGCGCGTTCTCCGACGATCCCGTGGTGATCGGTCCGACGACACCGACGCTGGCGACCGCACACGTCTCCGCCGTCGAAGCGCTCGCCGGCATGGAGGCGGTCGTGGGGTGGCCGGGGGCTCCCCGGCCGGTGCACGCCGCCGAGCTGTTGCCCGAGCGCGCGCTGCTCGGTGATCCCGGCGCGATCGCCGCGCTCGAGGACTTCGTCGTCGCCCCGCTCGCTGCCGCCGGGCCGTCCCTCGCAGACACGCTGGACGCATACCTCGACAGTGGGGGTGCTGTCGAGACTTGCGCCCGGAAGCTGTTTGTTCATCCAAATACCGTGCGGTATCGATTGAAGCGGATCACAGAAGTCACGGGTCGGGATCCC
- a CDS encoding SURF1 family cytochrome oxidase biogenesis protein, with protein sequence MRRLTFLLRPGWLVLALVVVGFAYACFTVLAPWQLGKNTNTEDRNGRIAGSMAQDPVPVGELLGGDGPTIEDEWRRVLAQGSYLPESDVLVRLRNVESRPAYEVLTPFVLDSGGTILVNRGYVRPVRGTEIPEIPAAPSGTVTLDARIRMSEGTVEDKAPFVDDGYQQVYFIDAPQVASVTGLDLEDVYLQLDADQPGGLGVIPLPQLDSGPYLSYGLQWLAFGIMAPLGLGYFVWAELRERRKSKGSQDGGDAAEAPAEAAPRTASEKLADRYGRPR encoded by the coding sequence GTGCGCCGATTGACATTTCTCCTACGCCCCGGCTGGTTGGTCCTGGCACTGGTGGTCGTCGGCTTCGCCTACGCGTGCTTCACGGTCCTCGCGCCGTGGCAGCTCGGCAAGAACACGAACACCGAGGACCGCAACGGTCGCATCGCTGGGTCGATGGCACAGGATCCGGTTCCCGTCGGCGAACTGCTGGGCGGCGACGGTCCGACGATCGAGGACGAGTGGCGCCGTGTGCTCGCGCAGGGCTCCTATCTGCCCGAGTCGGATGTACTCGTGCGGTTGCGCAACGTCGAGTCGCGGCCGGCCTACGAGGTGCTGACCCCGTTCGTCCTCGATTCCGGCGGAACGATCCTGGTCAACCGCGGGTACGTGCGGCCCGTGCGCGGCACCGAGATCCCCGAGATTCCAGCCGCGCCGTCCGGCACCGTCACCCTCGACGCCCGCATCCGGATGTCCGAGGGAACGGTCGAGGACAAGGCCCCCTTCGTCGACGACGGCTACCAGCAGGTGTACTTCATCGACGCCCCGCAGGTCGCGTCCGTCACGGGTCTCGATCTCGAGGACGTCTACCTGCAGCTCGACGCCGACCAGCCCGGCGGTCTCGGCGTGATCCCGCTCCCCCAGCTCGATTCGGGCCCGTACCTGTCCTACGGCCTGCAGTGGCTGGCGTTCGGGATCATGGCCCCGCTGGGTCTGGGTTACTTCGTGTGGGCCGAGCTGCGGGAACGTAGGAAGTCCAAGGGTTCGCAAGACGGTGGTGACGCAGCCGAGGCCCCGGCGGAAGCGGCACCGCGCACCGCGAGCGAGAAGCTCGCCGATCGATACGGCCGGCCGCGGTGA
- a CDS encoding peroxiredoxin, whose protein sequence is MPIAVGTEAPDFTLKDQNNQEVTLSSFRGSKNVLLVFYPLAFTGVCQGELCAVRDDLPTFENDDTAILAVSVGPSPSHKIWAAEQGYTFPLLSDFWPHGEVAQAYGVFNEKFGFANRGTFVIDKNGIVQFAEENQPGEARDQGAWARALAALKS, encoded by the coding sequence ATGCCGATCGCCGTGGGCACCGAAGCCCCCGATTTCACCCTCAAGGACCAGAACAACCAGGAAGTGACGCTGTCGAGCTTCCGGGGCAGCAAGAACGTGCTCCTGGTCTTCTACCCGCTCGCCTTCACCGGCGTCTGCCAGGGCGAGCTGTGCGCCGTCCGCGACGACCTGCCCACCTTCGAGAACGACGACACCGCCATCCTCGCGGTGTCGGTCGGCCCGTCGCCGAGCCACAAGATCTGGGCGGCCGAGCAGGGCTACACCTTCCCGCTGCTGTCCGACTTCTGGCCGCACGGCGAGGTCGCGCAGGCCTACGGTGTGTTCAACGAGAAGTTCGGTTTCGCCAACCGCGGCACGTTCGTCATCGACAAGAACGGCATCGTGCAGTTCGCGGAGGAGAACCAGCCCGGAGAGGCCCGTGACCAGGGAGCTTGGGCCAGAGCGCTCGCCGCGCTAAAGTCCTGA
- a CDS encoding CBS domain-containing protein, translating to MDEVSGAIRFLSAFTAIENHFKWQLQTDEEHMSFVRMAKEYARRHRTQVDLPALRAFADLRNALVHQDYYGGKPVADPVPEVVEAIERLRDRIIDPPKVLQVLPRRAPAVFETGTPLNRVLDEIRRHDYSQFPIYEDDTYLGLLTTNCIARWLAHRLATDEIVESETVGAALEFAEPHERAAHLPRTITVPQAIKKLSPPAGGQLPPTALIVTHSGSAKERPLMIVVADDLPTLVAAVNAGH from the coding sequence ATGGACGAGGTCAGCGGCGCGATCCGGTTCCTGTCGGCGTTCACGGCCATCGAGAACCACTTCAAGTGGCAGCTGCAGACGGACGAGGAGCACATGAGCTTCGTCCGGATGGCCAAGGAGTACGCCCGGCGCCACCGCACCCAGGTCGATCTGCCCGCCCTCCGGGCCTTCGCGGACCTGCGCAACGCGCTCGTGCACCAGGACTACTACGGGGGCAAGCCGGTCGCCGATCCGGTCCCGGAGGTCGTCGAGGCGATCGAGAGACTGCGCGACAGGATCATCGATCCGCCGAAGGTGCTGCAGGTCCTGCCGAGACGGGCACCCGCCGTGTTCGAGACGGGCACACCACTGAATCGGGTGCTCGACGAGATCCGGCGCCACGACTACTCGCAGTTCCCGATCTACGAGGACGACACCTATCTCGGGCTGCTGACGACGAACTGCATCGCCCGCTGGCTCGCGCATCGTCTCGCGACGGACGAGATCGTCGAGAGCGAGACCGTCGGAGCGGCCCTGGAGTTCGCCGAACCGCACGAGCGGGCCGCGCACCTGCCCCGAACCATCACGGTGCCGCAGGCGATCAAGAAGCTGTCCCCGCCCGCCGGCGGGCAACTGCCGCCGACGGCGTTGATCGTCACGCACAGTGGCAGCGCGAAGGAACGGCCGCTCATGATCGTCGTCGCCGACGACCTGCCGACGCTCGTCGCGGCGGTGAATGCGGGACATTAG